A section of the Bradyrhizobium oligotrophicum S58 genome encodes:
- a CDS encoding ABC transporter substrate-binding protein, translating to MKVSSKLAGLGVIACVMAQPALAADKIKIGVIVTLSGPAAALGGQVRDGFNLAIKDLGGKMGGREVEVVVADDELKPDAAITKVKGLLERDKVDFVVGPIFSNMLQAIHRPVTENKTFLISPNAGPSSYAGKECSPFFYVTSYQNDQVHAILGKVAQDRGYKRMYLLVPNYQAGRDSVAGFKLDYKGEIVEESYVPLNTLDFQPELSKISSQKPDAVFTFMPGGMGVNLVKQFKQAGLADTIPVLSAFTVDESTLPAQQDAAVGMFGGADWAPNLDNPQSKKFVAGYEAAYNSVPGTYAMQAYDAALLIDSAVKAVGGDLANKDAVAGALKKADFTSLRGGFKFNTNGYPIQDFYLTKVAKRPDGKFQTEIVQKVFESYGDRYAKDCVAK from the coding sequence ATGAAAGTGAGTTCGAAGCTGGCCGGTCTTGGCGTGATCGCCTGTGTGATGGCGCAGCCGGCGCTGGCCGCCGACAAGATCAAGATCGGCGTCATCGTCACCCTGTCAGGGCCAGCCGCCGCGCTCGGCGGGCAGGTCCGGGACGGCTTCAATCTCGCGATCAAGGACCTCGGCGGCAAGATGGGCGGCCGCGAGGTCGAGGTGGTCGTCGCCGACGACGAGTTGAAGCCGGATGCTGCGATCACTAAGGTCAAGGGCCTGCTCGAGCGCGACAAGGTCGACTTCGTCGTCGGACCGATCTTCTCCAACATGTTGCAGGCGATCCATCGCCCGGTCACCGAGAACAAGACCTTCCTGATCAGCCCGAATGCCGGCCCTTCCAGCTATGCCGGCAAGGAGTGCAGCCCGTTCTTCTACGTGACCTCCTACCAGAACGACCAGGTGCATGCGATCCTCGGCAAGGTCGCGCAGGATCGCGGCTACAAGCGGATGTACCTGCTGGTGCCGAACTATCAGGCGGGACGCGATTCCGTCGCGGGCTTCAAGCTCGACTACAAGGGCGAGATCGTCGAGGAATCCTACGTTCCGCTCAACACGCTCGACTTCCAGCCCGAGCTGTCCAAGATCTCCTCGCAGAAGCCCGACGCCGTGTTCACCTTCATGCCGGGCGGCATGGGCGTGAACCTCGTGAAGCAGTTCAAGCAGGCGGGCCTCGCCGACACCATCCCGGTGCTGTCGGCCTTCACCGTCGATGAATCCACCCTGCCCGCGCAGCAGGACGCCGCGGTCGGCATGTTCGGCGGCGCCGACTGGGCACCCAATCTCGACAATCCGCAAAGCAAGAAGTTCGTCGCCGGCTATGAAGCCGCCTACAACAGCGTGCCCGGCACCTACGCCATGCAGGCCTATGACGCTGCGCTCCTGATCGACAGCGCCGTGAAGGCGGTCGGCGGCGATCTCGCCAACAAGGACGCGGTGGCCGGCGCATTGAAGAAGGCCGACTTCACCTCGCTGCGCGGCGGCTTCAAGTTCAACACCAACGGCTATCCGATCCAGGACTTCTATTTGACCAAGGTCGCCAAGCGCCCTGACGGCAAATTCCAGACCGAGATCGTGCAGAAGGTGTTCGAGAGCTACGGCGATCGCTACGCCAAGGACTGCGTGGCCAAGTAA
- a CDS encoding benzoate-CoA ligase family protein, with product MATAAKAQQPESTNAAAHSAHVDTFAQDHLPPRELWPDFVFSRPEFQYPPRLNCVTHFVDRWVAEGHGDAPCIISTEVSSTYRELQTLVNKIANVLVDKLGLVPGGRVLLRSANNPMMVATYLAVIKAGGIVVATMPLLRAKELSYPIQKAQIALALCDGKLADEMEKTRAVAPALKQVVYWGNGQPDALEALIADASPGFTAVDTASDDLCLIAFTSGTTGDPKGTMHFHRDMLAVCDGYARNVLRADQSDRFIGSAPLAFTFGFGGVLFPMHIGASYVVLEKTTPDDMLAAIERYKATVCFTAPTAYRAMIGKLDGRDISSLRKCVSAGETLPKPTFDAWLKATGLKLMDGIGSTEMLHIFISAVEDEIRPGATGKPVPGYEAKIVDDDGRDLPPGTMGRLAVRGPTGCRYLADERQRKYVQNGWNVTGDTYVMDEDGYFWYQSRSDDMIVSSGYNIAGTDVEAALLTHPAVAECGVVGAPDEARGMVVKAYVVLAAGAEGTPALVTELQEHVKREIAPYKYPRAIEFVTQLPKTETGKLKRFALRQIAQAAAAPSGAAA from the coding sequence ATGGCCACTGCCGCCAAGGCCCAGCAGCCGGAGAGCACCAACGCAGCGGCGCATAGCGCCCACGTTGATACGTTCGCGCAGGATCACCTGCCGCCGCGCGAGCTGTGGCCCGATTTCGTCTTCAGCCGGCCTGAATTCCAGTATCCGCCGCGGCTCAACTGCGTCACGCATTTCGTCGATCGCTGGGTCGCGGAAGGGCACGGCGATGCGCCCTGCATCATCAGTACCGAGGTCAGCTCCACCTATCGCGAGCTGCAGACGTTGGTGAACAAGATTGCCAATGTGCTCGTCGACAAGCTCGGCCTGGTGCCCGGCGGCCGCGTGCTGCTGCGCTCCGCCAACAATCCGATGATGGTCGCGACCTATCTCGCCGTCATCAAGGCCGGCGGCATCGTCGTCGCCACCATGCCGCTGTTGCGCGCGAAGGAACTGTCCTATCCGATCCAGAAGGCGCAGATCGCACTGGCGCTGTGCGACGGCAAGCTGGCCGACGAGATGGAAAAAACCCGCGCGGTCGCGCCGGCGCTGAAGCAGGTGGTGTACTGGGGCAACGGCCAGCCCGACGCGCTGGAAGCGCTGATCGCCGACGCAAGCCCCGGCTTCACGGCCGTCGATACCGCCTCCGATGATCTCTGCCTGATCGCCTTCACCTCCGGCACGACGGGTGATCCGAAAGGCACGATGCATTTCCACCGCGACATGCTCGCGGTCTGCGACGGCTATGCCCGCAACGTGCTGCGTGCCGACCAGAGCGATCGCTTCATCGGCTCGGCGCCGCTCGCCTTCACCTTCGGCTTCGGCGGCGTGCTGTTTCCGATGCATATCGGCGCGTCCTATGTCGTGCTCGAAAAGACGACGCCGGACGACATGCTGGCCGCCATCGAGCGCTATAAGGCGACCGTCTGTTTCACCGCGCCGACAGCCTACCGGGCCATGATCGGCAAGCTCGACGGGCGCGACATTTCCTCGCTGCGCAAATGCGTCTCGGCCGGAGAGACCCTGCCGAAGCCGACCTTCGACGCCTGGCTCAAGGCCACGGGGTTGAAATTGATGGACGGCATCGGCTCGACGGAGATGCTGCACATCTTCATCAGCGCCGTCGAGGATGAGATCCGTCCGGGCGCCACGGGCAAGCCGGTGCCGGGCTATGAGGCCAAGATCGTCGACGATGACGGCCGCGATTTGCCGCCGGGTACGATGGGGCGGCTCGCGGTGCGCGGGCCGACCGGCTGCCGCTATCTGGCAGACGAGCGCCAGCGCAAATATGTTCAGAACGGCTGGAACGTCACCGGCGACACCTACGTCATGGATGAGGACGGCTACTTCTGGTACCAGTCGCGGTCGGACGACATGATCGTGTCCTCCGGCTACAACATCGCCGGCACCGACGTCGAGGCGGCGCTGCTGACGCATCCGGCCGTTGCCGAATGCGGCGTAGTCGGCGCTCCCGACGAGGCCCGTGGCATGGTCGTGAAGGCCTACGTCGTGCTGGCGGCGGGCGCGGAGGGCACCCCGGCGCTCGTGACCGAGTTGCAGGAACATGTCAAACGCGAGATCGCGCCGTACAAATATCCGCGCGCGATCGAGTTCGTGACGCAGCTGCCCAAGACCGAGACCGGCAAGCTGAAGCGGTTCGCCCTGCGGCAGATCGCGCAAGCTGCCGCCGCGCCGTCCGGCGCGGCAGCCTAG
- a CDS encoding MarR family winged helix-turn-helix transcriptional regulator, protein MTLDSETKAVELPEDHADELRLWLRLLTCTTLIEGEIRGRLRERFDVTLPRFDLMAQLDKAPDGMTLSDVSKRMMVSNGNVTGLVERLVESGHLDRRTSDTDRRVQVIRLTKLGRAEFRKMAAEHETWIADIFGELTEKDVRELMRLLAKTKGSAQKAVQRRQD, encoded by the coding sequence ATGACTCTTGATTCCGAGACCAAGGCCGTCGAGCTGCCCGAAGACCACGCCGATGAGCTGCGGCTGTGGCTGCGGCTGCTCACCTGCACGACGCTGATCGAGGGCGAGATCCGCGGCCGGCTGCGCGAGCGCTTCGATGTCACCCTGCCGCGTTTCGACCTGATGGCGCAGCTCGACAAGGCGCCTGACGGCATGACGCTGTCCGACGTTTCCAAGCGCATGATGGTGTCGAACGGCAACGTGACCGGGCTGGTCGAGCGCCTGGTCGAATCCGGCCATCTCGATCGCCGCACCTCCGACACCGACCGCCGGGTCCAGGTGATCCGGCTGACCAAGCTCGGCCGTGCCGAGTTTCGCAAGATGGCGGCCGAGCACGAGACCTGGATCGCGGACATCTTCGGCGAGCTGACCGAAAAGGATGTGCGCGAGTTGATGCGCCTGCTGGCCAAGACCAAGGGATCGGCGCAGAAGGCCGTGCAGCGCCGGCAGGATTGA